The Shewanella sp. NFH-SH190041 genome has a window encoding:
- the proQ gene encoding RNA chaperone ProQ: MESTEKLTDTNAILAYLYETFPLCFVAEGETKPLKIGLFQDLAERLADDSKVSKTQLRVALRRYTSSWRYLKCIKAGVQRVDLDGNPCGELDAEHIEHAQNTLKESQERARAKRMEQAKKEQAAKKPAAKKAFNKQPRAAKPKRQEKPVAKKPKIDENLVPAQLDNLKPNQRVNVKLGMTPVKGVILDINKEDVHVQLDSGLSVKVRCEHILV, translated from the coding sequence ATGGAATCAACAGAAAAGTTGACCGACACCAACGCCATTTTGGCGTATTTGTATGAAACATTTCCTTTGTGCTTTGTTGCCGAGGGTGAAACTAAGCCTTTAAAAATTGGATTGTTTCAGGATTTGGCTGAAAGGTTGGCTGATGATTCCAAAGTCAGTAAGACCCAACTGCGCGTTGCGTTACGACGTTATACCAGCAGCTGGCGCTACCTGAAGTGCATCAAAGCTGGTGTACAGCGTGTAGACCTAGATGGTAATCCATGTGGTGAACTGGATGCTGAGCATATTGAGCATGCTCAAAACACCTTAAAAGAAAGCCAAGAACGCGCTCGTGCTAAACGTATGGAACAGGCTAAGAAAGAGCAAGCGGCCAAAAAGCCTGCTGCTAAGAAAGCGTTCAACAAGCAACCTCGTGCGGCTAAGCCAAAACGTCAAGAAAAGCCAGTAGCGAAAAAGCCTAAGATTGATGAAAATCTGGTTCCTGCTCAGCTGGATAATCTTAAGCCTAATCAACGTGTAAACGTAAAATTAGGGATGACACCAGTGAAGGGCGTTATTTTGGATATCAATAAAGAAGATGTTCATGTTCAGCTCGACAGCGGTTTGTCTGTAAAAGTTCGTTGCGAACATATTCTGGTGTAA
- a CDS encoding GAF domain-containing protein: MSQVCYDTLQRQVEALLGGERNLIAAMANFSALLNDALPELNWVGFYLCEDNATQLVLGPFQGKVACSRIPLGHGVCGTAAKDNVTLRVDDVHQFSGHIACDSASNAEIVIPVRRNNQVIAVLDIDSPQFNRFTESDQKGLELLVKTLEKTLFA; the protein is encoded by the coding sequence ATGTCTCAAGTTTGCTACGATACTTTGCAGCGTCAAGTTGAAGCTCTATTAGGTGGAGAGCGTAATTTGATTGCGGCCATGGCAAATTTTTCGGCATTACTCAATGACGCTCTGCCTGAATTAAATTGGGTGGGATTTTATCTTTGTGAAGATAATGCGACCCAATTGGTGCTCGGCCCATTCCAAGGTAAAGTGGCTTGTAGTCGTATTCCTCTTGGACACGGGGTATGCGGTACCGCGGCTAAAGATAACGTGACGTTAAGAGTTGATGATGTGCATCAATTCAGTGGTCATATTGCCTGCGACAGTGCCAGTAATGCTGAAATCGTTATTCCAGTGCGACGTAATAACCAAGTTATTGCGGTATTGGATATCGACAGCCCTCAATTTAATCGTTTTACAGAATCTGACCAGAAGGGGTTAGAGTTACTGGTAAAAACCCTAGAAAAGACCTTGTTTGCTTAA
- a CDS encoding YebG family protein, translating into MAVVVQYVVVREGVEKMTFTSKKEADAYDKMLDIADNLLPFIQQSDLDLAENQVEELAFYLANNKDELLSLLKGSGTQVKTGAEKKAKSATKSQSDAD; encoded by the coding sequence ATGGCTGTCGTCGTGCAGTATGTTGTCGTCAGAGAAGGGGTAGAAAAAATGACATTCACATCGAAAAAGGAAGCTGATGCTTACGATAAGATGCTGGATATCGCTGATAATCTTCTGCCGTTTATTCAACAGTCAGACTTAGATTTGGCTGAAAATCAGGTTGAAGAACTTGCCTTTTATTTAGCCAATAATAAAGATGAACTATTATCCCTTTTAAAGGGGAGTGGTACACAGGTAAAAACTGGGGCTGAGAAAAAAGCTAAATCTGCTACTAAGTCACAATCAGATGCTGATTGA
- a CDS encoding paraquat-inducible protein A → MGLQSIDNSNTPRNDSSSPVVLCPACDLAVKKCQLPQGVRALCPRCQTALYDTPYCSINGMLALCLTAFFLYWPANMLPVMELQFFGSVRTTTVLQGATAVIAQGYPLVGAAVMIAAVIAPGLLISSILLQIVLIKSGLTSSLSQKVYKLLLTQQSILTQLSMLEIYVISFLVSAFQLSDHADIHFSIGTFCFAGLFLAVLFLLREYDLKHMWGYLNNEA, encoded by the coding sequence ATGGGCTTACAATCCATAGACAATAGCAACACACCACGCAATGACAGCTCTTCCCCTGTGGTATTGTGCCCGGCCTGCGATCTTGCGGTGAAAAAGTGCCAATTACCACAAGGGGTCAGGGCCCTTTGCCCACGCTGTCAAACCGCACTATATGACACGCCCTACTGCTCTATTAATGGCATGCTCGCGCTATGTCTAACGGCATTTTTCCTTTATTGGCCTGCCAATATGCTCCCGGTGATGGAATTACAGTTTTTCGGTTCAGTCAGAACAACCACTGTATTGCAAGGCGCAACTGCGGTTATCGCACAGGGCTATCCCTTAGTTGGTGCTGCCGTGATGATTGCAGCGGTTATCGCCCCAGGCCTACTGATCAGTTCAATCCTGCTGCAGATTGTGCTCATCAAATCGGGACTTACATCCTCTTTGAGTCAGAAAGTGTATAAATTGCTATTGACCCAACAGAGCATATTGACCCAATTAAGCATGTTGGAAATCTATGTGATCAGTTTTCTCGTCAGTGCTTTTCAACTATCCGATCACGCTGATATTCATTTCAGCATAGGTACCTTCTGTTTTGCTGGACTGTTTTTAGCCGTACTGTTTTTACTGCGAGAATATGATTTAAAACATATGTGGGGCTATTTGAATAATGAAGCATGA
- a CDS encoding paraquat-inducible protein A, protein MKHDVQGRDLGLCLCPVCQKNNALSAHHCSRCGTRLQYRRKISLQQSWALLLTAAILLIPANIYPITIVTSQGRVAYDTIFSGIAHLVHLDMLPIAIIVFTASIAVPWLKIIGLAIYLLAISFKLPIPKRVLMAGFHIIEWIGRWSMLDLFVISITVALVNMGQLMDAKPGPAATAFALVILLTQLAAKVLDTRLLWDRLDVQDDANTIPQNR, encoded by the coding sequence ATGAAGCATGATGTGCAAGGACGTGATTTGGGCTTATGTCTTTGCCCTGTTTGCCAGAAAAACAATGCGCTCAGTGCTCACCATTGCAGCCGCTGCGGCACCCGCTTGCAATACCGGCGCAAAATTAGCCTGCAACAGAGTTGGGCGTTACTACTCACCGCTGCTATTTTATTGATCCCAGCCAATATTTATCCCATTACCATAGTAACGAGTCAGGGGCGGGTCGCCTATGACACGATTTTTTCTGGCATCGCCCACTTGGTACACCTGGATATGTTGCCAATCGCCATCATAGTGTTTACCGCCAGTATCGCTGTTCCTTGGCTAAAAATTATTGGTCTGGCAATTTATCTGCTGGCGATCAGTTTTAAGCTGCCCATCCCCAAGCGGGTATTAATGGCAGGTTTTCATATCATTGAATGGATTGGCCGCTGGTCCATGCTGGATCTATTTGTTATATCCATCACAGTGGCACTGGTTAATATGGGGCAATTAATGGATGCCAAACCCGGCCCTGCCGCAACAGCTTTCGCGCTGGTCATTCTACTGACCCAATTAGCAGCCAAAGTATTGGACACCCGCTTACTGTGGGACCGACTGGACGTACAAGATGACGCAAACACAATCCCCCAAAATCGTTAA
- a CDS encoding PqiB family protein, with protein MTQTQSPKIVKKKLFSPIWLLPLLALGLSAWLGIKSLQESGIEIEIHFPSATGIDVGKTLVRYQGLNIGKVVDISLDQNLSGVEVKVLMDYRAQPFLKRNTKFWLVTPKASITGVEGLDALFSGNYIAVQPGDGDSQTRFVAQREAPPMKPGKDGRIVELYADTLGSVDVGSQIFYRQIPVGSVVSYKLEPDQQIQISAHIKDPYANLVKTNSHFWNVSGIAVNASLQGINISSESLSAILAGGIAFSSDSTAAPAAANASFPLFESEKQANGGVRFTLTAPHAEGINQGTAISLRGITIGTIDAVKLTDKGVNLSARLFSANQALLTNTAQFYLQGAEISLKGIHHPGRLLTGPVIELLPGSGKAKSHYPLLDKAPDNHNGPFTLQAFSKQNPGIKVGATVKYRQFTIGQVTEVTLAKDFTQVNYILQIAPAYQGLFSQGSYLYGQSPVSLDASVDGISVTTSDSDSLLSGVLILEPGQHKQPLNREHSLAVYASKADAINAQREAHSRQVTLRSPDGAGLSAGSPVYFKKMQIGRVKSVQWQPKSTDFAIELQIDQDYAGLLTPNTVFWQNSAVTIKAGFTGVDVNVAPLAGAIKGSVSLAILPSTATTKAKTNTKQLYASEQLALAQAQPVTLLLPATAQLKTGAQIRYQGVDIGQVQQTKLSEDLQQIQATAWLNGRYADAFLRQDSRYYLVSARISLQGIEAPETLLTGAYIAALPGQHKLHQYRFHIQEKPDWYADTPPQALKLTLVRNTLGSIKIGTPILYRGLTIGQVKGVELATSGRNVHIYIAIDAKYRQLINRSSRFWDYSGIKVDVGLFSGAQIETGSLQTILAGGIAVATEQPNQTGNQLSSHTSFPLHAKANADWLNWAPKLQ; from the coding sequence ATGACGCAAACACAATCCCCCAAAATCGTTAAGAAGAAGCTTTTCTCCCCCATCTGGCTACTGCCCCTGCTGGCATTAGGCCTCAGCGCTTGGCTCGGTATTAAAAGCCTGCAGGAATCCGGTATTGAAATTGAAATCCACTTTCCCAGTGCAACTGGCATTGATGTGGGTAAAACCTTGGTACGCTACCAAGGACTCAATATCGGTAAAGTGGTTGATATCAGTCTGGATCAAAATCTGTCTGGCGTTGAAGTCAAAGTGCTGATGGATTACCGGGCACAACCTTTTTTAAAACGCAACACAAAATTCTGGTTAGTGACACCTAAGGCCTCGATTACCGGTGTAGAAGGATTGGATGCATTGTTTTCCGGTAACTATATTGCTGTGCAGCCTGGTGATGGAGACAGCCAAACCCGCTTTGTTGCCCAGCGAGAAGCGCCGCCCATGAAACCGGGGAAAGATGGACGAATCGTTGAACTCTATGCTGATACTCTGGGCTCTGTGGATGTTGGCTCGCAAATTTTTTACCGCCAAATCCCAGTGGGTAGCGTTGTCAGTTACAAGCTTGAGCCGGATCAGCAAATCCAGATTTCAGCCCATATCAAAGATCCCTACGCTAATCTAGTAAAAACCAACAGCCATTTCTGGAATGTCTCCGGCATTGCTGTTAACGCCTCATTGCAGGGCATCAATATTAGCAGCGAAAGCCTCAGTGCAATTCTCGCCGGAGGAATTGCATTTTCTTCCGATAGCACCGCAGCGCCAGCCGCAGCTAATGCCAGTTTTCCATTATTTGAATCCGAAAAACAAGCCAATGGTGGCGTGCGATTTACTCTGACAGCGCCCCATGCTGAAGGGATCAATCAAGGGACAGCCATCAGCCTGCGGGGGATTACTATCGGTACAATTGATGCAGTTAAATTAACCGACAAGGGTGTCAACCTCAGCGCTCGGCTATTTTCAGCCAATCAGGCACTATTAACGAACACGGCTCAGTTTTATCTCCAGGGCGCTGAGATTTCGCTAAAAGGCATTCATCATCCAGGGCGGTTACTTACCGGCCCGGTAATCGAACTACTGCCCGGCAGTGGTAAGGCAAAAAGCCATTATCCCTTGCTAGATAAAGCTCCTGATAACCATAATGGCCCGTTTACGCTACAAGCTTTCAGCAAACAAAACCCCGGCATTAAAGTCGGTGCCACAGTAAAATACCGCCAATTCACCATAGGGCAAGTGACTGAAGTTACACTGGCAAAAGATTTTACCCAAGTAAATTATATTCTGCAGATCGCCCCAGCTTACCAAGGCCTATTCAGCCAGGGCAGTTATTTATATGGTCAGTCACCGGTTAGCCTAGATGCCTCTGTTGATGGCATCAGTGTCACCACCTCAGACAGTGATAGCCTATTGAGCGGCGTGCTGATTTTAGAGCCGGGGCAACACAAACAACCGCTAAATAGGGAGCATTCTCTAGCCGTCTATGCCAGCAAAGCTGATGCAATTAATGCCCAGCGTGAGGCTCACAGCCGCCAAGTGACACTGCGCAGTCCAGACGGCGCAGGGCTGTCGGCGGGATCGCCTGTGTATTTCAAAAAAATGCAAATTGGCCGGGTGAAATCGGTGCAATGGCAGCCAAAATCAACGGACTTCGCCATAGAGTTACAGATTGATCAAGACTATGCCGGACTACTCACCCCCAATACTGTATTTTGGCAAAACAGTGCCGTTACCATCAAAGCAGGTTTTACCGGTGTCGATGTGAATGTTGCGCCCCTCGCTGGTGCCATCAAGGGCTCAGTTTCACTGGCCATATTACCGTCAACAGCAACAACAAAAGCCAAAACAAACACCAAACAACTTTACGCTTCAGAGCAACTGGCGCTTGCTCAAGCCCAACCAGTAACCTTACTCCTTCCCGCTACAGCGCAACTTAAAACCGGTGCTCAAATCCGCTATCAAGGCGTTGACATTGGCCAAGTACAACAGACCAAGTTGAGTGAAGATTTACAACAAATCCAAGCGACAGCATGGCTTAATGGTCGTTATGCTGATGCATTCCTGCGTCAAGATAGCCGCTATTATCTGGTCAGTGCCCGTATTTCCTTGCAAGGTATTGAAGCTCCAGAAACATTATTAACAGGCGCATATATTGCTGCCCTGCCGGGTCAGCACAAACTCCATCAATATCGCTTTCATATTCAAGAGAAACCTGACTGGTATGCAGATACACCACCACAGGCATTGAAATTGACTTTGGTGCGCAACACATTAGGGTCAATCAAAATTGGCACGCCAATTTTGTACCGGGGTTTAACCATAGGGCAGGTAAAAGGTGTTGAACTCGCCACCAGTGGCCGAAATGTTCATATTTATATTGCAATTGATGCCAAATATCGGCAACTAATCAACCGTAGCAGTCGCTTCTGGGATTATTCAGGTATCAAAGTCGATGTTGGGTTATTTTCCGGTGCGCAAATTGAAACAGGGTCGCTACAAACCATACTGGCTGGCGGTATTGCGGTAGCCACTGAGCAGCCAAACCAAACGGGAAATCAGTTATCTTCTCATACCAGCTTCCCCCTGCACGCCAAAGCTAACGCTGATTGGCTTAATTGGGCACCTAAACTACAGTGA
- a CDS encoding NADAR family protein — MTITSKTQLIQKIHLGMTVDYLFFWGHQPGKVINQSCFSQWYNAAFSLNNQNFYSAEQYMMYRKAMLFDDHLAAEKILITDSAKTAKTIGRTVTGFDPTYWDKYKFDIVVSGNMAKFSQHPELAAFLVQTQDRILVEASPVDSIWGIGLAQDHPDAKLPAQWPGENLLGFALMQVRTQLANSHGTTTNHHCGDTTL; from the coding sequence ATGACTATCACGTCCAAAACACAGTTAATCCAAAAAATTCATTTGGGTATGACCGTTGATTATCTCTTTTTCTGGGGGCATCAACCCGGGAAAGTAATCAACCAAAGTTGTTTCAGCCAATGGTATAACGCCGCCTTTTCACTAAATAATCAGAACTTTTATTCTGCTGAACAATACATGATGTACCGTAAAGCGATGCTGTTTGATGATCATCTCGCAGCAGAAAAAATCCTCATTACTGATAGTGCCAAAACAGCTAAAACCATTGGTCGCACTGTGACGGGATTTGACCCAACATACTGGGATAAATATAAGTTCGATATTGTTGTTAGTGGCAATATGGCCAAATTCAGTCAACATCCTGAGTTAGCAGCATTCCTTGTGCAAACTCAGGACCGAATTTTGGTAGAGGCCAGTCCAGTAGACAGTATTTGGGGGATTGGTCTGGCTCAAGATCACCCTGATGCCAAACTACCAGCCCAATGGCCTGGCGAAAATCTGCTCGGTTTTGCCCTAATGCAAGTGCGGACACAACTTGCAAACTCACACGGCACGACGACAAATCATCATTGCGGCGATACCACGCTATAA
- the aphA gene encoding acid phosphatase AphA, with the protein MKNKLLSLGIAAILSGSLCSTLAYADPKTPGTHPGISSIEMMHKGEAANIHWVSVADIKASLKDKPPMAVGFDIDDTVLFSSPGFYRGKKEFSPNDFSYLKSQQFWDKMNCEWEAFSMPKKIGKELIAMHQARGDQIYFITGRDPSACEISTQLLQDAFGIKNMHKVIFAGSSKTKYNKTPYIKANNIKIYYGDSDGDIISARQAGAEGIRIIRPANSTNRPIAQNGIYGEKVVKDSQY; encoded by the coding sequence ATGAAAAATAAATTATTATCTCTTGGCATTGCCGCCATTCTATCTGGTTCTCTGTGTTCAACCTTAGCTTATGCCGATCCTAAAACACCTGGCACCCACCCAGGAATAAGCTCAATTGAAATGATGCATAAAGGTGAAGCCGCTAATATCCATTGGGTCAGTGTCGCAGACATCAAAGCCAGCTTAAAAGATAAACCACCTATGGCTGTTGGCTTTGATATTGATGATACCGTTCTATTTTCATCTCCAGGGTTTTACCGGGGTAAAAAAGAATTTTCACCCAATGATTTTTCTTATCTAAAATCACAGCAATTCTGGGATAAGATGAACTGTGAGTGGGAAGCATTCAGCATGCCCAAAAAAATTGGTAAAGAATTAATTGCAATGCATCAAGCCCGTGGAGATCAAATTTATTTTATCACCGGTCGCGATCCTTCTGCTTGTGAGATTTCGACTCAGCTATTACAAGATGCCTTTGGCATTAAAAATATGCATAAAGTCATTTTCGCAGGCTCCAGTAAAACTAAATATAATAAAACACCTTATATTAAAGCGAATAATATTAAAATTTACTATGGCGATTCAGATGGCGATATTATTTCCGCTCGTCAAGCCGGCGCTGAAGGTATCCGTATTATCCGCCCTGCGAATTCCACTAATCGTCCTATTGCACAAAATGGCATATATGGCGAAAAAGTCGTAAAAGATTCCCAGTATTAA
- a CDS encoding nucleoside recognition domain-containing protein, whose amino-acid sequence MLNRIWGGFFLVSLMATMLQLAMGQTEVLAQLSEALFATAKLAGEIAFGLVGILALWMGLMRLGELSGVVALLARLTEPLLARLMPGVPRGDKAFGSITMNLTANMLGLDNAATPLGLRAMQDLQRLNPHPDKATDAQILFLVLNTSSVTLVPVTVFLYRAQQGAASPADIFLPILLATSASTLAGVGLVALIQRIRLNDAVLLGYAALLLSALVSLLCVLFTLPGQMISTVSAGVGNGILLALVLAFVLVAWWKRVPVYDEFIAGAKDGFTQAIALLPYLLAMLLAIALFRASGALELLLTLISTLVQAIGGDTRFVDALPTALMKPFSGSGARAMMLETMHHYGVDSFAGRLAAIFQGSTETTFYVLAVYFGAVKIRHTRYVLGCGLFADLAGIIAAIAVCYWFYA is encoded by the coding sequence GTGCTGAACCGTATATGGGGCGGGTTCTTTTTGGTGTCACTGATGGCGACCATGCTGCAGTTGGCGATGGGGCAGACAGAAGTGTTGGCACAATTGAGCGAGGCGCTGTTTGCTACCGCGAAACTGGCTGGGGAGATTGCGTTTGGTCTGGTGGGCATTTTGGCATTGTGGATGGGGTTAATGCGCCTGGGTGAACTGAGTGGTGTGGTTGCCTTATTGGCGCGCTTGACTGAACCGTTACTCGCACGTTTGATGCCCGGTGTTCCTCGCGGCGATAAAGCATTTGGTAGTATCACCATGAACTTAACTGCCAATATGTTAGGGCTCGACAATGCTGCTACGCCACTGGGACTGAGGGCGATGCAGGACTTGCAGCGACTTAATCCCCATCCAGATAAAGCCACTGATGCGCAAATTCTATTTCTGGTGCTCAATACGTCATCTGTGACGTTAGTGCCGGTAACGGTTTTTCTCTATCGGGCGCAACAGGGGGCCGCCAGTCCTGCTGATATTTTTCTGCCGATCTTACTGGCCACATCAGCGTCAACCTTAGCGGGTGTTGGTTTAGTCGCATTGATCCAACGTATTCGACTGAATGATGCGGTATTACTGGGATATGCCGCGCTGTTACTCAGTGCCTTGGTCTCGCTGCTCTGCGTGTTGTTCACTCTGCCTGGGCAGATGATAAGTACTGTGTCCGCCGGTGTTGGTAACGGGATTTTGTTGGCACTGGTACTGGCATTTGTCCTGGTGGCTTGGTGGAAACGGGTTCCTGTCTATGATGAGTTTATTGCTGGCGCGAAAGATGGCTTTACCCAAGCCATTGCGTTATTGCCTTATTTACTTGCCATGTTGCTTGCTATTGCACTGTTTCGAGCCTCTGGGGCATTGGAATTACTGCTGACGCTAATTAGCACGTTAGTGCAAGCTATTGGGGGTGATACTCGTTTTGTTGATGCGCTGCCTACAGCATTAATGAAACCCTTTAGCGGATCAGGTGCCCGAGCCATGATGCTGGAAACCATGCATCATTATGGGGTTGATTCATTTGCCGGGCGCTTAGCTGCGATTTTTCAAGGCAGTACGGAAACCACTTTTTACGTGTTGGCAGTGTATTTTGGCGCAGTAAAAATTCGTCACACCCGTTATGTTCTGGGGTGTGGTTTATTTGCTGATCTGGCTGGGATTATTGCTGCAATTGCGGTGTGTTATTGGTTTTATGCTTAA
- the rsmF gene encoding 16S rRNA (cytosine(1407)-C(5))-methyltransferase RsmF, with protein MVQLNQNFINSIKHDIPAHLSIDDFIAYSALPLRRSIRVNTLKISCSDFQQLMQHKGWQFEPIPWCDSGFWITGQQDDELGNRTEHLQGLFYIQEASSMLPPTALFDGNANYTTVLDTASAPGSKTTQMAALMHNQGLLVANEYSSSRVKVLHANVARMGVRNTALTHFDGRVFGQYLFETFDAVLLDAPCSGEGTIRKDPDALKHWREEDIEEIAQTQQALILSAFQALKPGGLLVYSTCTLNRRENQQVCHFLQQTYPDAVEFVSLAKLFPQADKATTTEGFLHVWPQIYDSEGFFVAAIRKTAAVDRTAPQPGKQKNFPFAPATKKQQQAVTDYFAGLGISLPNDSDIMVRDNEYWLFPHAFSPLIGMMRFQRIGLKLADEAKHGLKPRHEAIMALTDKQTPMLELNQQQAIDYLMGRDVLLEQQPASKGEVIVSRHNSPLGLGKILPGKLKNSLPRELVKDRVC; from the coding sequence ATGGTTCAATTAAATCAAAATTTTATCAACAGTATCAAACATGATATTCCTGCCCATCTATCTATCGATGACTTTATTGCATACTCAGCGCTGCCGCTGCGCCGTTCTATCCGGGTCAATACGTTAAAAATCTCCTGTAGTGATTTTCAGCAGCTTATGCAGCATAAAGGTTGGCAATTTGAGCCTATTCCTTGGTGTGACAGTGGCTTTTGGATCACAGGCCAGCAGGATGATGAGCTGGGTAACCGTACTGAACACCTTCAGGGGCTGTTTTATATTCAGGAAGCCAGCTCTATGCTGCCGCCAACCGCCTTATTCGATGGCAATGCCAACTACACTACCGTGCTGGATACCGCCTCTGCGCCAGGGTCTAAAACCACTCAAATGGCCGCGCTAATGCACAATCAAGGCCTCTTGGTTGCCAATGAATACTCATCCAGTCGCGTAAAAGTGTTACATGCAAATGTCGCCCGTATGGGGGTACGCAATACTGCACTTACCCATTTTGACGGCCGGGTATTTGGCCAATATCTATTTGAAACCTTTGATGCGGTGTTACTCGATGCCCCCTGCAGCGGTGAAGGCACCATACGTAAAGATCCCGATGCCCTCAAACATTGGCGAGAAGAAGATATTGAGGAAATAGCTCAGACCCAACAAGCACTGATCTTATCCGCCTTTCAAGCCTTAAAACCCGGGGGGCTGCTGGTCTATTCCACCTGCACTTTAAACCGTCGTGAAAACCAACAGGTATGCCATTTTCTGCAACAGACCTACCCTGACGCAGTGGAGTTTGTCTCTCTGGCTAAGCTATTTCCTCAGGCGGATAAAGCCACCACAACAGAAGGCTTTTTGCATGTCTGGCCCCAGATTTATGACAGTGAAGGCTTTTTTGTTGCTGCTATTCGTAAAACTGCTGCCGTTGACCGCACAGCACCTCAACCGGGCAAACAGAAAAACTTTCCTTTTGCCCCAGCCACCAAAAAACAGCAGCAGGCAGTCACGGACTATTTTGCCGGCCTAGGCATTAGCCTGCCAAATGACAGTGATATCATGGTGCGTGACAACGAATACTGGCTGTTTCCCCATGCCTTTTCCCCCCTGATAGGTATGATGCGTTTTCAACGAATTGGCCTGAAATTGGCTGATGAAGCCAAGCATGGACTAAAGCCTCGCCATGAAGCCATTATGGCGTTAACAGACAAACAAACGCCGATGCTGGAGCTAAACCAACAGCAGGCCATTGATTATCTTATGGGGCGGGATGTGTTGCTGGAGCAGCAGCCAGCCAGCAAAGGGGAAGTAATTGTTAGCCGACATAATAGCCCATTGGGGCTGGGGAAAATACTGCCCGGTAAACTGAAAAACAGTTTGCCCCGTGAACTGGTCAAAGACCGGGTATGCTGA
- a CDS encoding TatD family hydrolase: protein MLIDSHCHLDRLKAAPDATSIQQIIQQAKQRDVAYFLCVNVRQQGFETMRDKMAPYPEVFLSCGVHPLDVKEGLDSEQMLTFARESQVVAIGETGLDYFYSAETKAIQQHCFEQQVELALTVNKPLIIHTRDAREDTLAILRNGHADRVGGVLHCFTENWEMAKAAMDMGFYISISGIATFGNAGDLRTLIRKIPADRLLVETDSPYLAPVPHRGKENQPAFVRDVAEFVAQVRGESYAQLAQNTTENFFALFKDAAKLAGRN from the coding sequence GTGCTTATTGATTCACATTGCCATCTGGACCGCTTGAAAGCGGCACCGGATGCGACTTCTATACAGCAAATCATTCAACAAGCCAAACAACGGGATGTGGCTTACTTTCTCTGTGTTAATGTGCGCCAGCAGGGGTTTGAGACCATGCGGGATAAAATGGCTCCGTATCCTGAGGTTTTTCTGTCCTGTGGGGTACATCCGCTGGATGTGAAAGAGGGATTGGATAGTGAGCAAATGCTGACTTTTGCCCGGGAATCGCAAGTGGTTGCAATTGGCGAAACAGGTTTGGATTACTTTTATTCCGCAGAAACCAAAGCAATTCAGCAACACTGTTTTGAACAGCAGGTAGAATTGGCCTTAACCGTAAATAAACCGTTGATTATCCACACCCGTGATGCCAGAGAAGATACCTTAGCAATCTTACGTAATGGTCATGCCGACCGCGTCGGTGGGGTATTGCACTGTTTTACTGAAAACTGGGAAATGGCTAAAGCTGCGATGGATATGGGCTTTTATATTTCAATTTCCGGTATCGCCACTTTTGGTAATGCAGGTGACTTGCGTACACTGATCCGCAAAATACCGGCAGATAGATTGTTGGTGGAAACCGACTCTCCTTATCTGGCTCCTGTTCCTCATCGGGGCAAAGAAAACCAGCCGGCATTTGTGCGGGATGTTGCCGAATTTGTTGCCCAAGTGCGGGGCGAAAGCTATGCACAACTGGCGCAAAACACCACAGAGAATTTCTTTGCACTGTTCAAAGACGCGGCCAAATTGGCCGGTCGGAATTAA
- a CDS encoding PilZ domain-containing protein produces the protein MHQLAVKFDSIAQLYRAYMPFIRGGGLFVSSMEDFELGQAVSLAFSLPGDAQMRQVQAKVVWINPLGASGGRPAGVGVKLLTDAELHRDQIEKLLASELASGNLTSTM, from the coding sequence ATGCACCAACTGGCCGTAAAATTTGACTCAATAGCCCAACTTTATCGGGCCTATATGCCCTTTATCCGTGGTGGGGGATTATTTGTGTCATCGATGGAAGATTTTGAGTTAGGCCAAGCAGTCTCTTTGGCGTTTTCGTTGCCAGGTGATGCACAGATGCGGCAAGTGCAGGCTAAAGTGGTTTGGATTAATCCCCTTGGCGCATCTGGTGGCCGCCCTGCCGGGGTTGGGGTAAAACTGCTTACCGATGCCGAGCTGCACCGGGATCAGATTGAAAAACTGCTTGCCAGTGAACTCGCGTCGGGGAATTTGACCTCCACCATGTAG